The sequence TATTGAAACAAAAGAATCATGATTTCTTGGAGGTATGAGACCATAAGATCTTTCGCAAAAGGACTTTGTTCCTGCTCAAGAATGGTCGATTGTCGGATGAAATGATTCATCAAGGTATAAAGTTCGTTCCCACAACTCATCACACGATTTTGAATGTGTTCAATGGATTGCGGAAGCATATTCATATCAAACATAATGGTTAAGTAGGAACATGCATTTTCACCAAGTACCGACTGAGTATGAAATTGACCGGGGAAGTACAGAATCATTTCTTGATTTTCCAAAGTAAATGAGGCCCCTTCAATTTCTGTAGTTAATACCCCTGCGTCCACGTAAGTAAGTTCCCAATAGTTATGGGCTTCCCCTTCAAAATGATAATTTTTTCCCTTCACATTATAATAGTAGGAATAAATTTCACTGACATTAAATTGTGGTTTGATGGATACGTATTCAATTTCTGATTCCAAACTGGTTTCAATCATCGTGGGTTGACCTTCTGTTTGGTAGGATATTTCTACCATAGCACTTTGTGTAATCGGCATCAGTGCATAGCGAATATGGGGATGAATTACTGCTGTTCGATGAATGACAAACCGTTCTCGATTCCCATTCGCATCCTCAACCAAGACAACGGCAATCCCTTCCACGACCCGGATGTAGGTTGCTTCGGAAACGGCAGTGAGCGCATTGGGTTTTTTATTGGCTAAGATTTTTGAAATAATGGGATACGAGCTGACTTTATCCGTCGCATGACCGTATTTTAGAAACTGCGGTCCTGTGGTTTTTTGATACATTACTTACCTCCTATAAGACGAAAAAGCACACATGTGCTTTTTCTATATATTATTTTTTGTTTTTACGTTTTCCGTAAAGGATAAAGCATCCACCGACAACAACAAGTACACCCACAAATGGTAGGACATTTTGTGGTGTAACACCCGTTGATGGCAATACCTTAACATCTTTTTCACCCAAGGCAAAGAGTGAGAATGAAGCAGTATCAAAGGTAATACGTGTTCCATCTTCCTCCCATGCAAGAGATTCAAATCCATCTTTAGTTTCATGGTAAACTTGTAAACTCGCACGATCTAAGGCTTTTTTCGGTTCAATTGAGACATTGACTGGATTTTTAGGTTGTACTGCATGACCATCACTCAAGAGTGTGATATCATAGCCAACTGTATTTTTTAATCCATCAACAGTGAGGTTATTCTTAATTGAAACACTTAAGCTTGTATTTTCTGGGAGATCACCTTCCGTATAGGTAATCACCACATTGGATGCATCATCCACAAGTGTTAATGTTTTTGGTGTTTCAGGTTTTACTTCTGGTTTTGGTTTTTCAGGTGTTGTAACCGTTACAGCTTCAAGTTGTAGGTTTTGAGATACACCGTTTTTATTTTCGGTATTCACCGTAATGTGTGTTTTTCCGTTCTCAATTACAGCGTCACCATTGCCTGATACCACATCAAATGTTCCATCTAAAGTAAAGGATACTGTTGCTTGTTTGTGCGTTGGATCTTGTACTGCAAAGTTTAATCCTTTACGCATCACAATCATTTTACTGTTTGTACTTAGATCTTCTACTGTGTGGTCTGATTCATCAAAGAAGGCATAACCGGTCATACCGAGATCTTTTTGACGTACAGCATGAACGCCATCTTCTTGCGCAACAATCTCAATAGGATTTGCTTTTGCGTAAGCTTCTGTCTCATCAGCACTTGCATTCGGTAAGATTGCATAAGCATATTGGTTTGTTTCTTTACCGTTATGTTCGTACGTTACCGTCGCAAATTGACGTGTTACTTCTTTATCGGCAGCTCCTACTGTTTTATTACGAACATAAGAGTATTTTTGTGTATTACTTGATGTATTTACATTCACATCTTGATTACCAAAGAATACATAACCTGTGTCTTTATTAACACCGTCGGTACCCATTGCGAGCCATTTAAGTCCTTTTTGAACGCCATTTTCAAGTGTTTTCACACCCTCTTGGTTTTCACCTTTAAGGTTAATAGCATCTGTAGTTTCAAACATACGGTTTTCAACGGTTGTCGTTAAGTCACGTTGTTTTTCATCATGAATGTTTGATCCTAAAGCGACAATCTCATCATCAAACATAAACCATGATTTATTTGCTTCTGCGTTTTTGTAAACTTTGAAATCTTCAGGGAGAAGTCCTTCTTGCGCATCCGCGTAAGCCTCATCATCGCCCAATTGCATTGCGGACGCACCGTAGATTCCCATCTTTACATCACCTGAGTAATCATTTGTACCCAATGGGAAGTATACGTATTTATTTTGTGTAATGGATCCGGCTTCAAATCCTTCAGCACGATCATAGAAATCTTTTCCGTAAAGTTCTGGAATTGTTTGGCGTACTTCATTGACTGTTGTGATACCCGGAAGTTTATGGTGATCAACGGTTGCATAGAAGTTAATACCGTGCATGCTTGTTTGATCGTTTCCACTTTGGTAGAGGTAGTATGCACCATCACCTTGGAACCATGAACGAAGGTTTTCACCACTCATGTATTCATATTTAGAAATACGATTTGAACTTCTTGAAAGTGCAAATGCAAAGCCTTCACGTGTATGGATTGCTTTATCCATTAAGTTAAATGCGTAGTGATCATTTGTTTCTAATGGGTTTAATGCTTTGATGTCTGAATTCTTAACAATTGCTTCATATGCCGCAATATTTTGAATTGAAACAAAGGTTGCGGGATTAATGGTTGAGCGAATGTTTTCAATCAAATATTTGATATAGCTTTGAAGTTTCAGTTGTTCTGCTTGAGGAAGGCTTTGGGATAGTTGTACAAATGCTTCAATAACACTTGAAGCATCACCATAACCTGAACCGGTACGTGATACAGCACGACCCTTTACAATTTCCATCATGTATCCTTCATACATAACGGGTGCAAAACCACGGTAAATCCATTCTTGAACTGTATCCAATAAGGTATCATTTTGCCATTTTGTACCATCTAATACCGTTACAAGTTGCGCAATACGACCCAGTAATACTTTTCCATATGAACCGGTATAAGCAACCGTTGAGTGTTGGACAAAGGATCCATCTTCATAAAAACCATCCGTAACGCCATGTTGGAGGTTACTTGGGTCAATCGTACTGAATACGGTCATTGAATTTTCTACAGCTTTACTGATGCGTGCTTCATCCTTAAGCACAGCACCTTGAAGAATGCGGTTAAAGGTAATATCTGTAAGGTTTGCTCCAGTATGTTGACGTGCATCAAGGTTTACATCGCCAATGGTAGGATCACCAGGCTTCGCATCACCACGGATATAGGAATCCATTGCGATTACGGATTCTTTGATAAATCCTGGAAGTGCAGCTTCGATCTCATCACCAAGTAGGAACATGATGTTTGATAAGCTTTGAGGGACACCAATTTCCCAGCTGTACCAGTTTCCATAATATCCAGTATCCATTTTATTAAAGTAGTTATCACCCAACCACTTAATACCATCTAAAACTGCCTTTAACGCTTCAGGGGATTGATAAAGGGGGTTTTCATTACCTGGCATCGAGTAAGCCAAGGCAATCGCATTAAGTTGTTGATATGATTTTTGTAGGTTTGTGGACAAGTCGTGATCGGTTTTACCACCACCACGTAATACTAAACCTGTAATGTATTCATCATCATGACCAACGATGGATTCCATTGCTTTTTTCCCGTTGGTATAGATTGCAGTAATTTTCTTTTGATTGACTGCATCGTTATTAATTGTTTCATTCCCTAATAAATATTCACGATAGTTGCTGTTTATTTTGTCAATATCGTTATGATCCGCTGTAACGCTACGAACCCCTACCATCGATAATGACACTGCAAGCGTCATTAAAAATGTGAACACTTTTCTCATATGTTTCTTCATTTTCGTCTCCATTCAAATTTAAAGATTAGTCCTAAACCGGTTTACAAACGAATTATATGTTAACGGTTACATTGTGTCAACACCTTTTTAAAAATTAGGTGAACCGGTTTTGTGAAAATCGACGTTTTTTTGACGAAGATGTTAATCGTTAAGAACTTTATGATAAGATAGTGTTATAAAAACGCAGGTTGTTCTCGAATTCAATTTCGTTGACACCATTTATCGACAGGCGTATAATGAACATTGTTCAGTAATGAGGTGATTAAATGAAAAAAGCAGTAATAAGTAAGGAATCGCTCCTTGAGGTTGCGAAAGATATTGTATTTAAAGATGGCTTGGATAAGTTAAACATGCGTAATTTAGCGCAAAAAGCTGATGTTTCGATTGGTTCTGTTTATAATTATTTTCCATCCAAAAATGATCTGCTCTTAGATGTCATTGAAGATTTTTGGAAACAAGTTTTTTATGATGATATCTGTAAAGTTGATACAAATATTCAATTTGTAGACTTTATAGAACAGATATATGATCGTTTGCGTCATCATATCGACGAGTTCAATTCCTTGTTTATGAGTCATGTGGAAATCATGAATCAAGAAGCAAAAATGAAGGGACATCATGTCGGAATGCAATATGTTGATCATATTCGAACCGGTCTTCTCTATGTTCTTCAAGAAGATTCAACGATTAAATCCACTGCATTTACCGATTCCTTTACCCAAGATGGGTTGTTAGATTTTGTATTTCTTCACGTATTTATCTCATTACGTAAAGGTAGTCCAAACATTGATTTTCTTGCGGAAGTTTTAAATCGACTCTTATATGAGTAGAAAGAGGTTTATATGAAAAAGATGATTAATACGTCCTTTGCTTATCTGATTGCAGGACTTGTTGGTGGTGTGTTTTATCGCGAATTTACGAAATTTCAAGGCTTTACCGGTTTTACACGATTGAGTCTAATTCATCCACATTTATTGGTCTTGGGTATGATTTTATCCCTGATTGTGGCCTTGTTCTTTGTGAAATTTGATCTTGATAAAAAACCTAAGTGGAATCGCTTCTATATTACTTATAATTTAGGTGTGATTACCACAACACTGATGCTTTTGGTACGAGGTCTTACTGAGGTCTTAAATATTTCTTTATCTTCAGGAATGTCCGCTGCCATCTCGGGTCTAGCAGGTCTAAGTCACATTATCTTAACTGTTGGAATTATGTATTTATTCACCCTATTACGCAATGAAGCTTAAAAAAACACCAATACGACGGAACTTGGTCAGTTCCACATTGTATTGGTGTTTTTTTATTGAGCTTGTAAATATTCATCAAACAGTATATCCATTGTATCAAAACTTGCACTGCCTAAATCAAGAATCATTTGATGGAATGTTTTCTCATCAAATGCATCCCCGAGTTCTTTTTGAGCACGTTCTTTCATGCTTTGAATCGACATGGCTCCATAATAGTAACTCCAGATATTTCCTGGTTCTAAAATGATTTGACGATAGATTTCATCCCGTTCATCCTCAGTATTGTTTACGTATACCGAATCAAAGAAGGACCCCATCTCCTCACGACTCCAATCATTATAATGAATACCGATATCCACTTCTAGAAGAATTAAGTACATGGATTCATAAAGATCCCGTATATAATCTTCATATCCTTTTGGACCACCTAGATATCGGACGGAAAGTAGTTCAACATATTGTGCCCAACCTTCGGTCATCGCATTATTTCGAATGTACAGTCGAATTGGATGCATCCCTTTAATACCACGCATATATTGTGTTTGATACATATGTCCCGGAATTGCTTCATGAGCAAAGGTTGTAAAGTTTGCAGGATCAAAAGTACTATTAATGTAGATGCGTTGCGTGTGATCTGGATTGCTGTCAATTGGCGGAACATAATAGAATGCCGGATTAGATATAGCCGCTAATGATGCATCGATATTATAAACTTTATAGGGTATTTCAGGAATCTCAGGGAAATCTCTTAGACTTTTCTTATAAAGGTCATCAATTAAAGCGTAAGCATCTTTGTAATCAGGTGCGGTTTGCTTGGATTCAAAGTCCTGGTATTCTTGAAGCTTGTTACTGGTTTCCACGGCTTTCAAACGTTGATAAACTTCAATACGACGGTTACTAATCCACATTTGAAATTCTGGAATTGTTAAATTTCGTCCACTTAATGATGGAATTAAGGTCTCATAGTAAGTTTTTCCGTTTTCAAGATGGGCAAGGCCTCGATTGGGTCGAGTCTTTACCGTTTTAAGATCGTTCTCCAACTTCACAAAAGCATTATAAAAGACATCTCGGATGGCTTCACGATTCTCTTGGATGGTTGCGGTCTTTTCGGATTCTTTAAGAAATTCTAGGGATGATATTTTTGAATCAAATCCTTTAATTAAGAAAAAATCATCGGAGAGGGATTGTTCTTTCATAACTGCTACGAAATCCGTTAACTTTTCATGTTCAAACTGAGTCATCATTTCTGTCTTATTATAAAATGCAATAGATTCATCAAAATACGTTGGTATTGAATCAATTAAAGAGAAATAGCCACGAATATCACTTTCAGTTCTAAAGGTAAACCCTTCGAGATATTGGGGAATGGCATCCAACTCTGGATCCACTTGAAATTGAAATGGTTGATAACCCGAGGCCATGCGTTCCAATTCATAGAGAAGCACACGCTTATCAATAATTTGTTGGTCTGATAACGTTCGATCTTTAAACTTACGGATATTCTTTTGAATATCTTTAATTAAGTCTTTCGACATTTCAAAATCTTCTTCACTTCCAAGTCGAAATGCGTAATGTTCAACATCCACATCATATTCTTCAGGATGTTCTAAGAGATAATTACTTGATGGGTCGGTTGATCCAATCATTGACACTAAAGCTGTATCTAATGCACTCTCAAAATCTTTGTTTGTGCCATCATTACTGGGTGATGATACAAATTGGCAACCAAACAAATTAATCAGTATGACTAGTATTGTTAGTGTTTTTTTCATATATTATCCCACCCTATTCAAATTTTCGAGCCATGTATTCGTTGCATCCATCACCATTTCCTTTTTTCGACTTTGAAATATATTATGACCTACACCTTCAAGGACTTTCAATGCTTTTGCACTGCTACTCATGCTTTCGTAAAACATTAGTGACGATTCTAAGGGAACAATTGAGTCGCTATCTCCATGGAAAATAAGACAAGGACACGCATAGCTGCTCATCCTGGACTTAAAAACTGTTGGTGCATGGATTAGGGTCTCTAAGACAAACGACTGCGTAACACGCTTAAACGGTCCTTTAGACAAAGCCTGTTCAATCATGCTTAATTGCCACAAATCATCTTCAATTAATGAAGTAAATAACGCTAAAACTGAGATTGAGGATTGGTCAAGTGAAGCCCATTCATCTTGAACACAAAGACCGGGTGCAAGTAAAATTTTCCCATCAATACGATGTCCATAATCCAGACCATATAACGCTGTTACCATCCCACCTAAACTAAATCCCATCGTATAGATTGGACAATCCGAATCAAGTGTTTTTGAATAAGAAACAAGTGTATCCAAATCTAAAATCAGATCACGATAATCGTTTAAATCACCCAAAGGTGCTCTTGTTCCACCATGACTTCGCATATCATAACGAATTACCGTATAACCACGTTGGTTAAGTCCGTAAGCTACCGAGTTATAATAAACAATTTGTTCTAAAAAGCCATGACTGATAATCACAATCCCTTTAGGATTTCTTACCTCACTCAAAGAAACTTTTAATTCCGTGTCGTCAAAGGCTTTAATAAATAATTGCATAAGTCACCTCAAATCCCACTTCTTTCTTTTATCATATTGGAATTTAGGACAAAAGTATAGGAAAAAGAGAACAAATTAAGCGATTTACGAAATATTCGTGGATAAACGACACGATTCAACGAACCCTTATTGAAAATATGGTATACTTTCAATATCGTTTAGAAATTTGAGGTAATTGTATGAATGAGATGATTCCAACGTTTTTTATATATTGGGTAATTTATGGTGTAATTGGATGGATCATGGAGACGCTATACTGCTCGATACCAGAAGGAAAGTTTGTGGAACGAGGCTTTTTGAATGGACCAATTGTGCCAATCTATGGATTTGGTGCATTGTTTGTTTTAAGCATCTTGAAACCATTTTTAGATAGTCCAATTCTAGTATTTGTTTTAGGGTTTCTCTTAACAAGTGTTTTAGAGTACATTACAAGTTATATTATGGAAAAAGCATTTGGGATGCGTTGGTGGGATTATTCCGACTATAAATATAATATTAAAGGCCGTGTTTGTCTTTTAAACAGTACAATGTTTGGTGTTCTCTGTGTTGTATTAGTTGAATGGATTCACCCTATTGTTACTAAAATTATTGCTCGCTTTAGTCCCACAACAATACTCTTAGCATCAAGTGTCTTAGGTGTAATTATAGCCGTTGATTTCGTTGTATCTGTTATATCTGTATTGAATCTTAAGAAACGTCTTAAGTCCTTGGAAGTATTACATACTGAAATGGCAGAACTGATTCATACATTTAATGAAAAGAGTACCTTGCGCATTGAAGAAATTAAAGAACGAATTGCGGAACTTAAAGCGGAATACAAGTTTACAGAACGTCGTCTTATTCGCTCATTCCCGACTATGAAAGCAGAGCAGTTTAGCGAGTTCTTTGAAGATGTGAAATCAGCTGCACGTTCCAAACGGAATAAAATTAAAAAAGATTAGAAAAAACACCTTGACGTATCAAGGTGTTTTTTTTGGATTTAAACTTGAAACAAGCTTTACCATTCTTGGATAATACAGTGTCGCTAATAAGGCTGCAAGAAGTCCTTGGAAGACATCACCTTTAAGAGCAATCAGCATCGCTGTCCAACTTTGCGCAAGCCATACTGCAACAAATCCGTACATCACCATCATCCAAAGCCCCGCCAAACCAAACGGAATCCAACGACGTGATGACTCCAAATGATTTCTGAATAAATATAAGATGACCACTTCACCTGCTTTAATACACAAGGTAAATGGAGCATACACGGCATACCCCGCCATTAGATCGGCTCCCGCACTTCCAATCCCTGCAGCAAACAAAGCGTAAGGAAAGGGTAAAACAGCTACTGAGATCATAATCACAAAATCACCAAGATTTAAATAACCTCCTGTTGCCGATGGAATTTTAATCATCATCGTAACAACGGTTATCAAGGCACTCATCATTGCAGTGAGAACCATCCATTTTAAAGTGTTTGATTTATCCATAACATCCTCCTCTTCTTTTTTTATTATACCACCTGTTTCATATGCCTTTAATTCCACTCATTCAATTTAATACAAATTAAGAAAAAAAGAGATCTACAGAAGATCTCCTTGGCATGTTGATTCTTGCCAGTTAATATTACATTTAAGAATTTGGTTGGGTGCTTCCATATAGTCCCCTTCAATACGATCAATGAGAATACGTCCGGCTTGATAGCCTTCATCATATGCTGGTTGAACAATTGTGGTAACAGATGGCGATGCGACATTGGTCCACTCTGTATTATCAAAGCCAAGTAAACCGATGGTTGTAGGAATTAGATTTCGTAATTCTTTTAACCCCATATAAACAATTGGTAGAAGCCAGCAATTGGCTGCAAAAATCAATGTTTTACGGTTTAGCATAATGTTATTACTGATAATTTCTGTAATTTCAGCAGGTGTTACATTATCCGATACGATTTGCATATTACATTGTTTACCATTAAGTGCTAGCGCATCAATAAAGCCTTGTGAGCGTTCTTGACGTGTTGAGAGGATGCTTGGATCTGCGGTTAGAAGAATAAACTCCTCATAGCCAAGTTTCATCATTTCCTCGGTTGTTTCTAAAACGGCTTCATAATTATTCGTTTTAACCCAAGGGTTGTTTTGAACATTTGTTTGTGAATCAATAAAAACAATTTCTTTATTTTGAGAACGAATTTTCTTAATCAACTTATGAAAACTTGTCGTTGGTTGGACAATAAACCCATCAACACCCATAGCAAGCATACGGTTGACATAATTTTCTTCATTTTCAATATCGTAGTTTGTATTCCCTACGATAAGTTGATATTTCCCCTCTTTCGCTGCTTCATCAATTCCTTTAACAATCTGATTCGCAAATGCATTCGTAATATCACCGATGATTACACCGATAAGCTTCATGCTTTTTGCATTCAATGAGCGTGCGACAACACTGGGACTGTAATTTGTTTCCTCAATTACTTTTTCAATGCGTTCGCGTGTTTCCGCACTCATTTTATCAAATTTTCCGTTCAAGAAGAATGAGATGGTGGTTTTAGATGTACCCGCCAACGAAGCGATTTCTTTAATCGTTAACTTCTTTTCCTGAGTCATGTTTAATTCCTTTCATCAACTTATTTTTTTACATCATAACGTACTTATTATATTACTAAGTAAACCGATTAACAAGTTGTTAACTTTCATAATTAAGCGCGCATAACCTTTTGTCCAAAGCGATTTGAGCGTATAACACATTTCGCATGGAACGGTTTGCCATTACAATACATAATTTTCTTACCTTGCCAGATCTCTTCATGAAGCACACTAACTTCAATTTCCTCGCCCTCTGCTTTAAAACTGTAAGCACAGCCACGAAGATCATCGATGGGCGTATCACCATTTTGAAGAATAGGAATTCGTTTAACATCCCACTTTGGATCTACAAATAATGTAACATTAACGCATTCATCCACAAAGCGCTGTTCTTGGACTAAAACAGGGTGTGTCGATGGTTTGTTGTAGGTGTATGCAATGACATCCGATGTAAGCTCAATTGCTTGCGTGCTTATGACATTCAATTTTGTTTCATCTTCGAACTCTATTATACCATTTTGATACACTAATGATTCATCTAAGTGATACTTCGTTGTAGCAATATGGCTTCCTTGAGCTTGTATCGCATCTACAATCATCCAAATACCGTCATCAATCACAATAAGCTTACGTTGATGCACCGAATCCTTCGCAAGAAGAGCACCCTCATAATAATGACAGTTTCCATCATGGCGGACATAATTTTTAAGTGGCTTATAAAAAGAAGCATACGTCCATGATGTATCCGGTACTGCGGATGGTTTCCCATCCAAAATTACAGTATTATGGCTTTCCATACCTTTTAAATGCATCCGTCGAGGATCATCTTCTCGATAGGTTAAACGACCGGGATCAACCAAAACGGGTTTTCCTCGGAAATACGTAGAAACATGAAGATTATCCGCATGTCCATGACCACTTCCTAAAGAACCATTTGTAAACATGGTGAAATGCGCATCCGTACCCCAGTGACTGCGAGTTGTATAAATACCACTATCCTCACCATCATAATTTAGTGAGATTGGTACTTCCATCTCAAACGCATCAAATTCATCTTGAGCTTGAACACCATAGGCATAACACACTTCAAAATCAAGAACTGAATTTGCACGTGATTTATAAAGCGGATTATCTAAAGCGACTGCGCACGTTCCCATGATACCACTCAATATCGTTCGATCACTATCACCATAAGCAATCATGTCATTATGAGGTGTTGCTTGATAATACAGGGCATAAGCCATTTTATCGAGCGTATGTTTTAATCCTTCTTGATTGTTTACGTATGGCAACGCTTTTAAACCATAATTTAAAACTTCAACATGATACATCGTTGATTGTTCCCAATGCATCCCATCGGGATAGACTTGGATTTCAAATTGTGTGCTGATTTCATCTTCAATCCATGCTTTGAACCCTGAATCCGCATCTGCTTGTAGCCATCCAAGATACTTCGCTAAAACACAAGTCTGAATACTTCCCCAATTACTTAAGGTATACTTAGTTAGATAATGATCTTTGAGATACAATGCTTGGGTTTCAAGACTTAATTCAATCAACTTAAAACTTGCCTCATCCAGAAGATTATAGACCTTTAAATAAGGGCATAAGTCCAACCAGTTATTCATACGCATTGCTGTGTCAAGCGTACGTGTTGATGGACCGGATGTAAGTGGTGTATGGGCACAGATCCAATTCGATACCAAATCGTGGCCATGTTTAATATATTTTAAATCATCCGTCAATACCGTAGCCATTACTAATGACGGAAGATAATCCATTCGATTCAACATAAATATCCACTCATCATCGCCATTTGGTGTGGTTGTCCACCCAAATGGATCTAAGGTGTAAGGTGTATCACACGGCTCCATATCCCAATCACGAGTGAATGTAAAGATATTCATCATCAGTTGATCTGCATAAGCGATCACATCATTTTTCTTAAAATCATATAATAATTTTAAACGTTCTAGATCAAGTTTTTGTGATTTATGTTCAATTGTTTGATATAAAGAATTCTTTACCATCTTATGTTCTCCTTATGAATAAAAAAGAGAACTACTTATCGAAGTAGCTCTCTAAAGTTAAATACTAAGCTAAGATTCCGAAGAAGCTTAAGGCAACACCAAGTACTACTGTAAGAATAACAAGTTTGTATGTATTCCAACCTTTTTTCTTAATT is a genomic window of Erysipelothrix amsterdamensis containing:
- a CDS encoding LacI family DNA-binding transcriptional regulator, with amino-acid sequence MTQEKKLTIKEIASLAGTSKTTISFFLNGKFDKMSAETRERIEKVIEETNYSPSVVARSLNAKSMKLIGVIIGDITNAFANQIVKGIDEAAKEGKYQLIVGNTNYDIENEENYVNRMLAMGVDGFIVQPTTSFHKLIKKIRSQNKEIVFIDSQTNVQNNPWVKTNNYEAVLETTEEMMKLGYEEFILLTADPSILSTRQERSQGFIDALALNGKQCNMQIVSDNVTPAEITEIISNNIMLNRKTLIFAANCWLLPIVYMGLKELRNLIPTTIGLLGFDNTEWTNVASPSVTTIVQPAYDEGYQAGRILIDRIEGDYMEAPNQILKCNINWQESTCQGDLL
- a CDS encoding heparinase II/III domain-containing protein, with translation MVKNSLYQTIEHKSQKLDLERLKLLYDFKKNDVIAYADQLMMNIFTFTRDWDMEPCDTPYTLDPFGWTTTPNGDDEWIFMLNRMDYLPSLVMATVLTDDLKYIKHGHDLVSNWICAHTPLTSGPSTRTLDTAMRMNNWLDLCPYLKVYNLLDEASFKLIELSLETQALYLKDHYLTKYTLSNWGSIQTCVLAKYLGWLQADADSGFKAWIEDEISTQFEIQVYPDGMHWEQSTMYHVEVLNYGLKALPYVNNQEGLKHTLDKMAYALYYQATPHNDMIAYGDSDRTILSGIMGTCAVALDNPLYKSRANSVLDFEVCYAYGVQAQDEFDAFEMEVPISLNYDGEDSGIYTTRSHWGTDAHFTMFTNGSLGSGHGHADNLHVSTYFRGKPVLVDPGRLTYREDDPRRMHLKGMESHNTVILDGKPSAVPDTSWTYASFYKPLKNYVRHDGNCHYYEGALLAKDSVHQRKLIVIDDGIWMIVDAIQAQGSHIATTKYHLDESLVYQNGIIEFEDETKLNVISTQAIELTSDVIAYTYNKPSTHPVLVQEQRFVDECVNVTLFVDPKWDVKRIPILQNGDTPIDDLRGCAYSFKAEGEEIEVSVLHEEIWQGKKIMYCNGKPFHAKCVIRSNRFGQKVMRA